The Anguilla anguilla isolate fAngAng1 chromosome 19, fAngAng1.pri, whole genome shotgun sequence genome has a segment encoding these proteins:
- the LOC118218950 gene encoding Bardet-Biedl syndrome 10 protein homolog, translating to MQLSDCALCVQQAPVKGSVEMKGVQRVELGTLLQVTRALEAVVGPCFGPSGGQVLFTRDSGEVLITRDGRRILTSLRLDHPVARRSFWTA from the exons ATGCAGCTCAGTGATTGcgccctgtgtgtacagcaggCCCCTGTTAAAGGCAGTGTGGAGATGAAGGGGGTGCAGAGGGTGGAGTTGGGGACCCTGCTGCAGGTCACCCGGGCCTTGGAGGCAGTGGTGGGCCCGTGCTTCGGTCCGTCCGGGGGCCAGGTCCTCTTCACCCGCGACTCTGGAGAGGTCCTCATCACCAGGGATGGCCGCAGGATCCTTACCTCGCTTCGGCTTGACCATCCCGTTGCCAG ACGCTCGTTTTGGACGGCGTGA